One part of the Lytechinus pictus isolate F3 Inbred chromosome 3, Lp3.0, whole genome shotgun sequence genome encodes these proteins:
- the LOC135153586 gene encoding long-wave-sensitive opsin 1-like has protein sequence MTYLTNLTSFQRMIISNMSTTDPHIPLDCREQSTRDIADIVIAILDILLCLLAVMCNGTVVFILYRKPKLRSKSNSHLMNLVIGDFMYCLTLPLTVASCLQGGWTYGFVICQIHGFFMLWAIIGIEFIFPILAIYRLIIMSRSQNQFAEFYKSQTVALYLVTWILAGLCALPPLVGWGSLTPCDGLNKCFIRFSDTESYVIFLIIITTVIPLITMVFCYTKVIITVRQSSKRVQHTTNNILSASVASLAVCDDQSTLRVPSPAPPVLYTDRDFLPLPPRQNLPKSNVNQRRSSLASATGGRSRDSARRFSLASIASSTMSSVRPSEQRLGRSLALIIASYLFSWVPVIVFTLQATFKPNTPPDFCIKMIQMFLYLHVAMNPLVYGLLTDPLRSVLSGYFRRGRLGSSQGSQRWVPPSVAPSTHQPKNYDKTVTNSVAWKENDEDISAPTYSGHPGTNQGNTGKTVVISPVSVLSTSSNVESNFVNNIPDEMTPQTVTTLSENCEPLSVSDC, from the coding sequence ATGACATACCTGACAAATTTGACATCCTTTCAAAGGATGATCATCTCGAACATGTCGACCACTGACCCACATATTCCTCTTGACTGTAGGGAGCAAAGTACTCGCGACATCGCAGACATCGTAATTGCCATCTTAGACATTCTTCTGTGTCTTCTTGCTGTTATGTGTAACGGCACTGTGGTATTTATATTGTACAGGAAACCCAAGCTAAGGAGTAAATCAAACAGCCACCTCATGAATCTAGTCATCGGAGATTTCATGTATTGCCTTACCCTTCCGCTGACCGTGGCGAGCTGTCTACAGGGTGGTTGGACGTACGGATTCGTTATCTGTCAGATTCATGGCTTCTTCATGCTCTGGGCCATAATAGgcattgaattcatatttcctattttggCAATTTATCGGCTAATCATCATGTCAAGGTCGCAGAATCAATTTGCAGAGTTTTACAAGTCTCAGACCGTTGCATTGTATTTGGTAACCTGGATCCTTGCTGGGCTCTGCGCTCTTCCGCCACTGGTTGGTTGGGGGAGTCTGACACCATGCGATGGGTTAAACAAATGCTTTATAAGGTTTAGTGACACGGAATCTTACGTCATATTCCTAATTATTATTACAACCGTCATTCCACTGATCACCATGGTATTTTGCTACACCAAAGTTATCATAACTGTTCGCCAAAGTTCCAAGCGAGTTCAGCATACCACAAACAACATATTGTCAGCCTCTGTTGCTTCCTTAGCCGTGTGTGATGACCAAAGTACCCTTCGTGTCCCTTCACCTGCGCCTCCTGTCTTGTACACAGACAGAGATTTCTTGCCTTTGCCCCCTCGGCAGAACTTACCCAAATCAAACGTCAATCAACGAAGATCAAGTCTTGCTTCTGCAACGGGAGGCCGATCACGGGACAGTGCTCGACGCTTCTCTCTTGCTTCTATCGCCTCATCCACCATGTCCAGCGTCCGACCCAGCGAACAGCGCCTAGGACGATCCCTTGCACTGATAATAGCGTCTTATCTCTTCTCCTGGGTACCCGTCATCGTCTTCACATTACAGGCAACCTTTAAACCAAACACACCACCCGACTTCTGTATAAAAATGATCCAAATGTTCCTATATCTACATGTGGCAATGAACCCTCTGGTGTATGGTCTTCTAACTGATCCATTGCGGAGTGTCCTCTCTGGATATTTTAGACGAGGACGCCTCGGGAGCTCTCAGGGGTCACAACGTTGGGTACCGCCATCAGTAGCCCCAAGTACTCACCAACCGAAGAATTATGATAAAACAGTTACAAATTCCGTGGCATGGAAAGAAAACGATGAAGACATTTCGGCGCCGACCTACTCTGGACATCCAGGAACGAATCAAGGAAACACTGGAAAGACAGTCGTCATCAGCCCTGTATCAGTCTTGTCGACATCTTCAAATGTTGAGAGTAATTTTGTTAATAACATACCAGATGAGATGACGCCACAAACAGTTACAACATTGTCTGAAAACTGTGAACCACTAAGTGTTAGTGACTGTTGA
- the LOC135153585 gene encoding uncharacterized protein LOC135153585: MAMATGSDSGMKCEETCCHGHPVLIHYINQVRRRICHACALKKGHIHLLGHKKWYCERHQESVKSFCITHEEGCCKSCALIFHQSPCQVTDIHTILDEKQKLLDGKLSSREKSSKVLKDCLHQVSDSVPALEKSFQKIEDEVIKHFDEALEKESEREEEAIKTIEEEYKEKMKLLLQKKDIDLARCQEEAEKQRKPLRENKKEILDEIYRCQRILKSRIEKLQRDLEQLHRSSHDLKIKINHVLHAEQDIVLRSVEVCAEIERTLKRTVEMKGLLKEKEIIMNSISLLKKRRNGREHHRLYSTLQGSWQLVDEFRIPSYMNDLRILGCAFEGNTFFQDIKTGEGYVFDPTKREMVKVLQYDGRGLVNYCTPIDEDSLLCGRTQGGCFKKTLHGCICVYDSKWNLKKDFHIPRNTSGSFSCVSVDVDCDGMIVASEAKQSNIYIINSADGSIVKIIRMQDRKCKRSLCMSSGEIVVSTSQGEFIILDRTGNTKRIIRDDEWRLAVDFSLDPLLDTMYVVYWDESQCVYAVDQVSVVGKISKKILTFPQASWLDTTSKVCTYPIVITHSGKLVACNEDNIMTYKRRVCFIDVFI, from the coding sequence ATGGCAATGGCTACAGGCAGCGATAGCGGAATGAAATGCGAAGAGACATGTTGTCACGGACATCCTGTATTAATTCATTATATCAACCAAGTGAGAAGAAGAATATGTCACGCCTGTGCGCTGAAGAAAGGTCATATTCATCTACTCGGACACAAAAAGTGGTATTGTGAGAGGCATCAGGAATCGGTAAAATCATTCTGCATCACTCATGAAGAAGGTTGCTGCAAGTCATGTGCACTTATCTTCCATCAAAGCCCATGTCAGGTCACCGATATCCATACGATCCTTGATGAGAAACAAAAGCTTTTAGATGGAAAGCTGTCCTCGAGGGAAAAGAGTTCGAAAGTCTTAAAGGATTGTCTCCATCAGGTGTCAGACAGTGTACCGGCTTTGGAGAAATCGTTCCAGAAAATTGAAGATGAagtaataaaacattttgatgaaGCCCTTGAGAAGGAAAGTGAAAGGGAGGAAGAAGCAATTAAAACCATTGAGGAGGAATACAAGGAGAAAATGAAGCTGTTGCTGCAAAAGAAGGACATTGACCTGGCACGCTGTCAAGAAGAagcagaaaaacaaagaaaaccaCTTCGAGAGAACAAGAAAGAAATACTCGACGAGATTTACAGATGTCAAAGAATATTAAAATCAAGAATAGAGAAACTACAACGTGATTTGGAACAGCTCCATAGAAGTAGTCACGATCTTAAGATAAAAATTAATCATGTTCTTCATGCAGAACAAGACATTGTTTTAAGGTCCGTCGAAGTGTGTGCGGAAATCGAGAGGACCCTTAAAAGGACTGTCGAAATGAAAGGACTCCTCaaggaaaaggaaatcattATGAACTCCATATCTTTActtaagaaaagaagaaatgggAGAGAGCACCATAGGTTATATTCCACACTTCAGGGATCGTGGCAGTTAGTAGATGAATTCAGAATTCCATCTTACATGAATGATTTGCGTATTCTCGGTTGTGCCTTTGAGGGAAACACTTTCTTTCAAGACATTAAAACGGGAGAAGGGTACGTATTCGATCCCACCAAGCGAGAGATGGTCAAAGTGTTACAATATGATGGGAGGGGGTTGGTGAACTATTGCACACCTATCGATGAAGATTCACTTCTCTGTGGAAGAACTCAGGGAGGATGCTTTAAGAAGACTCTCCACGGGTGCATCTGTGTGTACGACAGCAAATGGAATTTGAAGAAAGATTTCCACATTCCAAGGAATACGTCTGGATCATTCTCCTGTGTCAGTGTAGACGTTGATTGTGATGGCATGATCGTTGCGTCAGAAGCTAAGCAGTCCAACATCTACATAATCAACTCGGCTGATGGTTCTATCGTCAAAATCATTCGTATGCAGGATCGCAAATGTAAGCGGAGCCTGTGCATGTCCTCTGGTGAAATAGTCGTATCTACAAGTCAAGGAGAATTCATCATTTTAGATCGGACTGGCAACACAAAGCGAATCATACGGGACGACGAATGGCGATTAGCTGTCGACTTCTCCTTAGATCCTCTCTTAGATACAATGTATGTCGTGTACTGGGACGAGAGTCAATGTGTGTATGCAGTTGACCAAGTATCAGTTGTTGGGAAAATATCAAAGAAGATTTTAACCTTTCCTCAAGCAAGCTGGTTAGACACGACTTCCAAAGTGTGCACTTATCCTATAGTTATCACACATTCAGGAAAGCTAGTTGCATGCAATGAAGACAATATAATGACCTACAAGAGAAGAGTCTGTTTCATTGATGTTTTCATATAG